The following proteins come from a genomic window of Tepidiforma thermophila:
- a CDS encoding enoyl-CoA hydratase-related protein, with product MNRPERRNALSLGHLRELRDAFRNVGESDALGVILAGNGPVFSAGHDFSEMAGAGLKEMRELLWTCTDLMETMQRIPQVVIARVHGLATAAGCQLVATCDLAVASEEAAFATPGGKGGWFCHTPLVAVSRSIARKHALELALTGDTIDAHTALQWGLVNRVVPAELLESATLELLQRATRGSAFSKGVGKLGFYTQVEMNQHDAYAYAVELMAAASQSEDAQEGMRSFLEKRPPSWRNR from the coding sequence ATGAACCGCCCCGAGCGGCGCAATGCCCTCTCGCTCGGGCACCTCCGCGAACTCCGCGACGCCTTCCGGAACGTCGGCGAGTCCGATGCCCTCGGCGTCATCCTCGCCGGCAACGGGCCCGTCTTCTCAGCCGGCCACGACTTCTCCGAAATGGCGGGCGCCGGCCTCAAGGAGATGCGCGAACTCCTCTGGACCTGCACCGACCTGATGGAAACCATGCAGCGCATCCCCCAGGTTGTCATCGCCCGCGTCCACGGCCTCGCCACCGCTGCCGGCTGCCAGCTCGTTGCCACCTGCGACCTCGCCGTCGCCTCCGAAGAAGCCGCCTTCGCAACCCCCGGCGGCAAAGGCGGCTGGTTCTGCCATACCCCGCTCGTGGCCGTCAGCCGCAGCATCGCCCGCAAGCACGCGCTCGAACTCGCCCTCACCGGCGACACCATCGATGCTCACACCGCCCTCCAGTGGGGCCTCGTCAATCGCGTCGTCCCCGCCGAGCTCCTCGAATCCGCAACCCTCGAACTCCTCCAGCGCGCCACCCGCGGCTCCGCCTTCTCCAAGGGCGTGGGAAAGCTCGGCTTCTACACCCAGGTCGAAATGAACCAGCACGACGCCTACGCCTACGCCGTCGAGCTCATGGCCGCCGCCTCCCAGTCCGAAGATGCCCAGGAAGGCATGCGCTCCTTCCTCGAAAAGCGCCCGCCTTCCTGGCGCAACCGCTGA
- a CDS encoding pyruvate carboxylase subunit B, protein MAKVGIMETAIRDGHQSLLATRMRTEDMIPVLELMDSIGYHSIECWGGATFDTCLRFLKEDPWERLREIKKRLKKTPTQMLLRGQNAVGYRHYADDVIYEFCDRAVQNGMDIFRIFDALNDTRNLETAFRAVKKAGGHVQGAICYTTSPVHTVESFAKLADEMIEMGADSIAIKDMAGLLTPMMAKALVERIRQNHPDILIQMHCHDTGGFSEMAYLMGVQAGANVIDCAISPLAGGTSQPATETLVAALAEDPEHATGLDMEKLRQLADYFRGVRKKYWKFESGLLGVDAGVISHQVPGGMISNLVGQLREQGAEHKLPEVLEENARVRADLGYPPLVTPSSQIVGTQAVLNVLTGKRYATVTRETRNLAKGMYGRTTVPIAPDVLKQILGDEQPIDHRPADDLEPEMEKAKAEIADLAESIEDVLSYVMFPQVAREFFQWRKEGGGPERELVAAVVGAMTISEKKQQAASASAPVIVPNGDTSNWRSFGRLRQMR, encoded by the coding sequence ATGGCCAAAGTCGGCATCATGGAAACGGCCATCCGCGATGGCCACCAGTCGCTCCTCGCGACCCGCATGCGCACCGAGGACATGATCCCCGTCCTCGAGCTCATGGACTCCATCGGCTACCACTCCATCGAATGCTGGGGCGGCGCCACCTTCGATACCTGCCTCCGCTTCCTGAAAGAGGACCCGTGGGAGCGTCTCCGCGAAATCAAGAAGCGGCTCAAGAAAACGCCCACCCAGATGCTGCTCCGCGGCCAAAACGCCGTCGGCTACCGCCACTACGCCGATGACGTCATCTACGAGTTCTGCGACCGGGCCGTCCAGAACGGCATGGACATCTTCCGCATCTTCGACGCCCTGAACGACACCCGGAACCTCGAAACCGCCTTCCGCGCCGTCAAGAAGGCCGGCGGCCACGTCCAGGGCGCCATCTGCTACACCACCTCGCCCGTCCATACCGTCGAGTCCTTCGCAAAACTCGCCGACGAGATGATCGAAATGGGCGCCGACTCGATCGCCATCAAGGATATGGCCGGCCTCCTCACGCCCATGATGGCCAAAGCCCTCGTCGAGCGGATTCGGCAGAACCACCCCGACATCCTCATCCAGATGCACTGCCACGATACGGGCGGCTTCTCCGAAATGGCCTACCTCATGGGCGTACAGGCCGGGGCCAACGTCATCGACTGCGCCATCTCCCCACTCGCCGGCGGCACCAGCCAGCCCGCGACCGAAACGCTCGTCGCTGCCCTCGCCGAAGACCCGGAGCACGCCACCGGCCTCGATATGGAGAAGCTCCGCCAGCTCGCTGATTACTTCCGCGGCGTCCGCAAGAAGTACTGGAAGTTCGAGTCCGGCCTGCTTGGTGTCGACGCCGGCGTTATCTCCCACCAGGTCCCGGGCGGCATGATCTCCAACCTTGTCGGCCAGCTGCGCGAACAGGGCGCCGAGCACAAGCTCCCCGAAGTCCTCGAGGAAAACGCCCGCGTCCGCGCCGATCTCGGCTACCCGCCCCTGGTCACCCCCAGCTCGCAGATTGTCGGCACCCAGGCAGTCCTCAACGTCCTCACCGGCAAGCGCTACGCCACCGTCACCCGCGAGACCCGCAACCTCGCAAAGGGCATGTACGGCCGCACCACTGTGCCGATCGCGCCCGACGTCCTCAAGCAGATCCTTGGCGACGAGCAGCCCATCGACCACCGGCCGGCTGACGACCTTGAGCCCGAGATGGAAAAGGCGAAGGCCGAAATCGCCGACCTCGCCGAAAGCATCGAAGACGTGCTCAGCTACGTCATGTTCCCCCAGGTTGCACGCGAATTCTTCCAGTGGCGGAAAGAGGGCGGCGGCCCCGAGCGCGAACTCGTCGCTGCCGTCGTCGGCGCCATGACCATCTCCGAGAAGAAGCAGCAGGCCGCGTCCGCGTCCGCGCCTGTCATCGTCCCCAACGGCGACACCAGCAACTGGCGCTCCTTCGGGCGCCTCCGCCAGATGCGCTAA
- a CDS encoding DEAD/DEAH box helicase — protein MADEQTTNEAAGSEAAAPAERPVVGARLRRNDIALFVPKVKPLVQAMRSLKVARYDWRNQQWTIPLRKAPDAYRALEAAGADVSALASLVGISAIRQVDAEEIIVKFPELFPHQREGVRFLASSRGAILADDMGLGKTRQAIIALGERRPDGNLLVVCPASLKLNWRREIQMVYPDAEVRIINGPDPVIPARWTIINYDLLARKRPEIVANLWSGVIFDEAHYIKNATAARSKAALAIAERIEDCYLLTGTPVMNRPIELFNLLRAIDHPLSVSYIEFGRRYCDGKWDGYGWDFSGASNLDELKARTEGSILARRKEDVLDLPPKLRSEVPVPLDPNKYRDLEQQFVGLAQQQRQKYHGNVRWNELLPVMTKLRHAVAKDKAKHTARLVRDALEQGEKAIVFTGFNAVADALQAEFGPAAVRLTGDTSQKARQEAVDRFQNDPEVRVFIGNILAAGTGITLTAATQVFFNDLDWVPANHLQAEDRAYRIGQNRMVNVYYVSAPGTFDEVVWFVLKRKLAVLDQLDFSQRGSAPEAGDARDEILQALLEQFAGFETAASAERWLKGQGKEV, from the coding sequence ATGGCAGATGAGCAGACGACCAATGAAGCTGCCGGCAGCGAGGCCGCCGCGCCGGCAGAGCGGCCGGTGGTGGGGGCCCGGCTTCGCCGGAACGACATTGCGCTTTTCGTCCCGAAGGTAAAGCCGCTGGTCCAGGCGATGCGGTCGCTGAAGGTGGCGCGGTACGACTGGCGGAACCAGCAGTGGACGATCCCGCTGCGGAAGGCGCCAGACGCCTACCGGGCGCTGGAGGCGGCCGGGGCCGACGTGAGCGCGCTGGCGTCGCTGGTGGGCATCTCGGCGATCCGGCAGGTGGATGCCGAGGAGATCATCGTGAAGTTCCCCGAGCTCTTCCCGCACCAGCGGGAGGGGGTTCGGTTCCTTGCTTCGTCGCGGGGGGCGATCCTCGCGGACGACATGGGCCTGGGGAAGACGCGCCAGGCGATCATCGCACTGGGTGAGCGGCGGCCCGACGGGAACTTGCTGGTCGTCTGCCCGGCTTCGCTGAAGCTCAACTGGCGCCGCGAGATCCAGATGGTGTACCCGGATGCGGAGGTGCGGATTATCAACGGGCCCGACCCGGTGATCCCGGCGCGGTGGACAATCATCAACTACGACCTCCTGGCGCGGAAGCGGCCGGAGATTGTGGCGAACCTGTGGTCGGGGGTGATCTTCGACGAGGCGCACTACATCAAGAACGCGACGGCGGCGCGCTCGAAGGCGGCGCTGGCGATCGCGGAGCGGATTGAGGACTGCTACCTGTTGACCGGCACGCCGGTGATGAACCGGCCGATTGAGCTGTTCAACCTGCTGCGGGCGATCGACCACCCGCTCAGCGTGAGCTACATCGAGTTCGGGAGGCGGTACTGCGACGGGAAGTGGGACGGGTACGGCTGGGATTTCAGCGGGGCTTCGAACCTGGATGAGCTGAAGGCGCGGACGGAGGGTTCGATCCTGGCGCGGCGGAAGGAGGATGTGCTCGACCTGCCGCCGAAGCTGCGGAGCGAGGTGCCGGTCCCGCTCGACCCGAACAAGTACCGCGACCTGGAGCAGCAGTTCGTTGGGCTGGCGCAGCAGCAGCGCCAGAAGTACCACGGGAACGTCCGCTGGAACGAACTGCTGCCGGTGATGACGAAGCTGCGGCACGCCGTGGCGAAGGACAAGGCGAAGCATACGGCCAGGCTCGTCCGGGATGCCCTGGAGCAGGGCGAGAAGGCGATTGTCTTCACCGGGTTCAACGCGGTAGCGGACGCGCTGCAGGCCGAGTTCGGGCCGGCTGCGGTGCGGCTGACGGGCGACACGTCGCAGAAGGCGCGGCAGGAGGCGGTTGACCGGTTCCAGAACGACCCGGAGGTGCGGGTGTTCATCGGGAACATCCTGGCGGCGGGGACGGGCATTACGCTGACGGCGGCGACGCAGGTGTTCTTCAACGACCTCGACTGGGTGCCGGCGAACCACCTGCAGGCGGAGGACCGGGCCTACCGGATCGGCCAGAACCGGATGGTGAACGTGTACTACGTCTCGGCGCCGGGGACGTTCGACGAAGTTGTGTGGTTCGTGCTGAAGCGGAAGCTAGCGGTGCTGGACCAGCTGGACTTCTCGCAGCGGGGTTCGGCGCCCGAGGCCGGGGATGCACGGGACGAAATCCTGCAGGCGTTGCTGGAGCAGTTCGCCGGCTTCGAGACCGCGGCAAGCGCGGAGCGCTGGCTCAAGGGACAGGGGAAGGAGGTGTAG
- a CDS encoding ADP-ribosylglycohydrolase family protein, with protein sequence MELQSRYRGVMLGLAAGDAVGTTVEFRPRGSFAPVRDMVGGGPFGLKPGEWTDDTSMALCLAESLVSCRGFDAADQMRRYCRWRDSGYLASNGRCFDIGLTVRAALRRFEATGDPFAGSADPQTAGNGSLMRLAPAVLFGYPDAREAERLAAESSRTTHGAAECIDACRLFARMLCRALSGAPKDAVLLGDAEEFAGEPAIAAIARGGYLSKSEAEVRGSGYVVESLEAALWAFAGADSFEEAILRAVNLGDDADTTAAITGQLAGAYWGVDSIPGRWREQLALRDVIERLADDLLAAAVAQNGGR encoded by the coding sequence ATGGAGCTACAGAGCCGCTACCGCGGGGTGATGCTGGGGCTGGCAGCGGGCGATGCGGTAGGGACGACGGTGGAGTTCCGGCCGCGCGGCAGCTTTGCGCCGGTGCGCGACATGGTCGGCGGCGGGCCGTTCGGGCTGAAGCCGGGGGAGTGGACCGACGACACGTCGATGGCGCTCTGCCTGGCCGAGAGCCTGGTGAGCTGCCGCGGCTTCGACGCGGCCGACCAGATGCGGCGGTACTGCCGCTGGCGGGATAGCGGCTACCTCGCGAGCAACGGGCGCTGCTTCGACATTGGGTTGACGGTGCGTGCGGCGCTGCGGCGGTTCGAAGCGACGGGCGACCCGTTCGCGGGGAGCGCGGACCCGCAAACGGCGGGGAACGGCTCGCTCATGCGGCTGGCGCCGGCGGTGCTCTTCGGGTATCCGGACGCGCGCGAGGCCGAGCGGCTGGCAGCGGAGAGTTCGCGGACGACGCACGGCGCTGCGGAGTGCATCGATGCGTGCCGGCTTTTCGCGCGGATGCTCTGCCGCGCCCTCTCCGGGGCGCCGAAGGATGCCGTGCTGCTGGGCGATGCCGAGGAGTTTGCCGGGGAGCCGGCGATTGCGGCCATCGCCCGGGGCGGCTACCTGAGCAAGTCAGAGGCCGAGGTCCGGGGGAGCGGCTACGTGGTCGAGAGCCTGGAGGCGGCGCTGTGGGCCTTCGCCGGCGCGGATTCGTTCGAGGAGGCGATCCTGCGGGCGGTGAACCTCGGCGACGATGCTGACACGACGGCGGCGATTACGGGGCAGCTTGCTGGGGCGTACTGGGGCGTGGACAGTATCCCGGGGCGCTGGAGAGAACAGCTGGCGTTGCGCGACGTCATCGAACGGCTCGCGGATGACCTGCTGGCGGCGGCGGTGGCGCAGAACGGTGGCAGGTAG
- a CDS encoding SDR family NAD(P)-dependent oxidoreductase, with translation MDIAKLFSLEGKVALVTGGSRGLGREMVLAFAHAGADVVIASRKLEACERLAEEVTRETGRRALPVACHVGEWQQVERLAQVAYDEFGRVDVLVNNAGMSPIYDHVANVTEALYDKVLDVNLKGPFRLTALVGTRMAEGNGGSIIMVSSTASLHPTADVIPYAAAKAGLNAMTVGFARAFAPKVRVNCIVPGPFLTDISKAWDMEAFKERARTSIPLQRGGEPHEIVGAALYLASDASSYTTGSLLVVSGGSGI, from the coding sequence GTGGATATTGCGAAGCTGTTCAGCCTGGAAGGAAAGGTTGCGCTGGTGACCGGCGGGAGCCGGGGGCTCGGGCGGGAGATGGTACTGGCATTTGCGCATGCCGGTGCGGATGTGGTCATCGCGAGCCGGAAGCTGGAGGCCTGCGAGCGGCTGGCGGAAGAGGTCACGCGGGAGACGGGCCGGCGGGCGCTTCCCGTGGCCTGCCACGTTGGTGAATGGCAGCAGGTGGAGCGGCTGGCGCAGGTTGCCTATGACGAGTTCGGACGGGTGGACGTGCTGGTCAACAATGCGGGGATGTCGCCGATTTACGACCACGTGGCGAACGTGACCGAAGCGCTTTATGACAAGGTGCTCGACGTGAACCTGAAGGGGCCGTTCCGCCTGACGGCGCTGGTGGGGACACGGATGGCCGAGGGGAACGGCGGCTCGATCATCATGGTATCGAGCACGGCCTCGCTCCACCCGACGGCGGACGTGATCCCGTATGCAGCGGCGAAGGCCGGGCTGAACGCGATGACGGTTGGGTTCGCGCGGGCGTTTGCGCCGAAGGTGCGGGTGAACTGCATCGTTCCGGGGCCGTTCCTGACGGATATTTCGAAGGCGTGGGATATGGAGGCGTTCAAGGAGCGGGCGCGGACGTCGATCCCGCTCCAGCGCGGGGGCGAGCCGCACGAGATTGTGGGGGCCGCGCTCTACCTTGCTTCGGACGCATCGAGCTACACGACGGGGTCGCTGCTGGTCGTTTCAGGCGGGAGCGGAATCTAG
- a CDS encoding biotin/lipoyl-containing protein — translation MAKVTIGGRTYEVEVRGDRVIVDGHEYPVTVREDAGYLTVTAGTVPYRVQLPPPDQRQSGMEVQVDYRPFKVEWEGRLGGGPAPRERAAASAAAGGGAKAAVKGAVTAQISGKVVRINVKPGQVVARGDVLLILEAMKMENEIKAPADGTVKEVPVSEGARVTEGDVLVVIE, via the coding sequence ATGGCCAAGGTCACCATCGGAGGCCGCACCTACGAGGTTGAAGTCCGCGGCGACCGTGTCATCGTCGACGGCCATGAATACCCGGTGACGGTCCGCGAAGACGCCGGGTACCTCACCGTCACTGCCGGCACCGTCCCGTATCGCGTCCAGCTTCCCCCGCCCGACCAGCGCCAGAGCGGTATGGAGGTCCAGGTCGATTACCGGCCCTTCAAGGTTGAATGGGAAGGCCGCCTCGGCGGTGGCCCCGCGCCCCGCGAGCGGGCCGCAGCGTCGGCCGCCGCTGGCGGCGGTGCGAAAGCTGCAGTCAAAGGCGCCGTCACGGCCCAGATCAGCGGCAAGGTCGTCCGTATCAATGTGAAGCCCGGCCAGGTCGTCGCGAGGGGCGATGTCCTCCTTATCCTCGAAGCCATGAAGATGGAGAACGAAATCAAAGCGCCGGCCGACGGCACCGTCAAAGAGGTCCCCGTTTCCGAAGGCGCCCGCGTCACCGAGGGCGACGTCCTGGTCGTCATCGAGTAG
- a CDS encoding recombinase family protein — MQAIGYFSATARRNGQKRSIGEQNRAFLDFCQRSGYEVIATFADPEEASTAGFDQLLDFLGRPDKAFTVVVIDALSALGPDLGVAALRLLELENAGAAVLLSANGADAFKALVDTWAERGEGTPISERVRSAMRRKAVRGEVLGRPPYGYRVGPRRKLELVPEEAVVVRYIFRLYLQENLGIRKIAGRLNEENIPTRRGGRWSMVTVRDILRNRAYLGHYSRFGTTVTGTHPALVSPEDFRRVQDRLQSRHAPARQRTVTPFLLSGLVFCARCGNKMIGVSRRQTWLTRSGDTRSATYRYYQCESRTNQSACGYNTRRAADLEACVREKLASDDHPGPRVRVAGNVDSYALELMSQLDRIESRIKRNRRQVEELVADAAHGHISIERMKALGVELAEEHRQLTAELSAARERIHAHESEAERRRHLELQRERLLREWDALPFDDLQAALRDVVDRIEVDGDDVRVYRRV; from the coding sequence ATGCAGGCCATCGGCTACTTCTCCGCTACCGCCCGCCGCAACGGGCAGAAACGCAGCATCGGCGAGCAGAACCGCGCCTTCCTCGACTTCTGCCAGCGCTCCGGCTACGAGGTCATCGCCACCTTCGCCGACCCCGAGGAGGCTTCGACCGCGGGCTTCGACCAGCTCCTCGACTTCCTCGGCCGCCCCGATAAAGCCTTCACGGTGGTCGTCATCGATGCGCTCTCTGCCCTCGGCCCCGACCTCGGTGTCGCCGCCCTCCGCCTTCTCGAGCTCGAAAATGCCGGGGCTGCCGTACTCCTCTCCGCGAATGGCGCCGACGCCTTCAAGGCGCTCGTCGATACCTGGGCCGAGCGTGGCGAAGGCACGCCCATCTCCGAGCGGGTCCGTTCCGCCATGCGCCGCAAAGCCGTGCGCGGCGAGGTCCTGGGCCGCCCGCCCTACGGCTACCGCGTCGGGCCCCGGAGAAAGCTCGAACTCGTCCCGGAAGAAGCCGTGGTCGTCCGCTACATCTTCCGCCTCTACCTGCAGGAGAACCTCGGCATCCGGAAGATCGCCGGCCGCCTCAACGAGGAGAACATCCCAACCCGCCGCGGCGGCCGCTGGAGCATGGTCACCGTCCGCGACATCCTCCGCAACCGTGCCTACCTCGGCCACTACTCCCGCTTCGGAACCACCGTCACCGGCACCCACCCCGCGCTCGTCTCCCCCGAGGACTTCCGCCGCGTGCAGGACCGCCTCCAGTCCCGCCACGCCCCCGCACGCCAGCGCACCGTCACACCCTTCCTCCTCAGCGGGCTCGTCTTCTGCGCCCGCTGCGGCAACAAGATGATCGGCGTCAGCCGCCGCCAAACCTGGCTCACCCGCTCCGGAGATACCCGCAGCGCCACCTACCGCTATTACCAGTGCGAATCCCGCACGAACCAGAGCGCCTGCGGCTACAACACCCGCCGCGCCGCCGACCTCGAGGCCTGCGTTCGTGAAAAACTCGCCAGCGACGACCACCCCGGCCCCCGCGTCCGCGTCGCCGGCAACGTGGATTCCTACGCCCTCGAACTGATGTCACAGCTCGACCGCATCGAGTCGCGTATCAAACGCAACCGCCGGCAGGTCGAAGAACTCGTCGCCGATGCGGCCCACGGCCACATCTCCATCGAGCGAATGAAGGCCCTCGGCGTCGAGCTCGCCGAAGAGCACCGCCAGCTCACTGCCGAGCTCTCCGCTGCCCGGGAGCGCATCCACGCCCACGAGTCAGAAGCCGAGCGCCGTCGCCACCTCGAACTCCAGCGTGAACGCCTCCTCCGCGAATGGGACGCCCTCCCCTTCGATGACCTCCAGGCCGCCCTTCGCGATGTCGTCGACCGCATCGAGGTCGACGGCGACGACGTCCGGGTCTACCGCCGCGTCTGA
- a CDS encoding acyl-CoA dehydrogenase family protein, with product MAVDFEIPEDAKAIRQKVREFVHSECIPAEKRLLDGEPYKEVLAELRQKARAQGLWCPFIPKEWGGMGLGPLANALVQMELGESYLGALALNTQGPDDATMLTILTYGTDYQKEKFLKPLLNGEKRVCYSMTERAAGSDATGMKTTAVRDGDNWILNGEKWFSSAASVADIAVVMAKTDPDAPRHQQFSTFIVELPNPGYRIIRDIPTMAVEGPLTHILGGGHAEVKIENLVVPHENLLGGQGNGFTMGQHRLAYGRLRHGMHNVAMAQRALDMAVAHVTQRETFGRLLADRQGVQWMLADCASELYIARLMLLHIAYKAEKGLDIRHENGIAKVFLANMVHKVVDTAIQLHGALGYSLDTPLARWYTSIRSQRLVDGPDEVHRWTTGRNVIKAYREHGTTAPACGGDLL from the coding sequence ATGGCCGTTGATTTCGAGATACCAGAAGACGCCAAGGCGATCCGCCAGAAGGTGCGGGAGTTCGTGCACAGCGAGTGCATCCCTGCGGAGAAGCGGCTCCTCGATGGGGAGCCATATAAGGAGGTGCTGGCGGAGCTGCGCCAGAAAGCGCGGGCTCAGGGGTTGTGGTGCCCATTCATCCCGAAGGAGTGGGGCGGGATGGGGCTGGGGCCGCTGGCGAACGCGCTGGTGCAGATGGAGCTTGGCGAGAGCTACCTTGGCGCGCTGGCGCTGAACACGCAGGGTCCCGATGACGCGACGATGCTGACCATCCTCACCTACGGCACGGACTACCAGAAGGAGAAGTTCCTGAAGCCGCTGCTGAACGGTGAGAAGCGGGTGTGTTATTCGATGACGGAGCGGGCGGCCGGTTCCGATGCGACCGGGATGAAGACGACCGCCGTCCGCGACGGCGACAACTGGATTCTTAACGGCGAAAAGTGGTTTTCGAGCGCGGCGAGCGTGGCCGACATCGCGGTGGTGATGGCGAAGACGGACCCGGATGCGCCGCGGCATCAGCAGTTCAGCACATTCATCGTGGAGCTGCCGAACCCGGGCTACCGGATCATCCGCGACATCCCGACGATGGCGGTCGAGGGTCCACTGACGCACATCCTCGGCGGCGGGCACGCCGAAGTGAAGATCGAAAACCTCGTGGTGCCGCATGAGAACCTGCTCGGCGGGCAAGGGAACGGCTTTACTATGGGGCAGCACCGGCTGGCGTACGGGCGGCTCCGCCACGGGATGCACAACGTGGCGATGGCGCAGCGCGCGCTCGACATGGCGGTGGCGCACGTGACCCAGCGCGAAACGTTTGGGCGGCTGCTGGCCGACCGGCAGGGGGTGCAGTGGATGCTGGCGGATTGCGCGAGCGAGCTGTACATCGCGCGGCTGATGCTCCTCCACATCGCCTACAAGGCGGAGAAGGGGCTGGACATCCGGCACGAGAACGGCATCGCCAAGGTGTTCCTGGCGAATATGGTGCACAAGGTGGTCGACACGGCGATCCAGCTGCATGGGGCGCTCGGGTACAGCCTCGATACGCCGCTGGCACGCTGGTATACGTCGATCCGCTCGCAGCGGCTGGTCGACGGGCCGGACGAGGTGCACCGCTGGACGACGGGGCGGAACGTGATCAAGGCGTACCGCGAGCACGGGACGACGGCACCGGCCTGCGGGGGTGACCTGCTGTAG
- the tyrS gene encoding tyrosine--tRNA ligase: MARTMAPVDEQLEVLMSGVDYGDPLLKQQMERELRERLEEDRPLRVYLGVDPTASSLTLGHCVPLRKLRQFQQFGHHCIFLIGDYTALVGDPSDKNKLRPMLTPEQIKANEATYFEQAARILDPEKTEVRHNSEWLSQLRLPDIIQLMAKFTVAEMLRRENFRLRWEAGDPVYLHEFLYALMQGYDAYALACDVQVGGTEQLFNLMAGRKIQEDAGQRPHVPVTLPILVGLDGKERMSKSKGNHIGVDDPPEIQFGKVMSIPDEVIEHYFTLGTNLHPAEVQAIMAAMRSGERSPMETKKLLARTIVTEFWGEEAAKRAQEHFERTVQRKEVPEDIPEYRVREGELLLDVVVASGSAPSKREARRLFEQRAVTVDGLVVEPTTPARPGTVVQVGKRRWVRLV; the protein is encoded by the coding sequence ATGGCGAGGACGATGGCCCCGGTCGACGAGCAGCTCGAAGTCCTGATGAGCGGCGTCGATTACGGCGACCCGCTGCTGAAACAGCAGATGGAGCGAGAATTGCGGGAGCGGCTCGAGGAGGACCGGCCGCTGCGGGTTTACCTCGGCGTGGACCCGACGGCCAGTTCGCTGACGCTAGGGCACTGCGTTCCGCTGCGGAAGCTGCGGCAGTTCCAGCAGTTCGGGCACCACTGCATCTTCCTCATCGGCGACTACACAGCACTGGTGGGCGACCCGAGCGACAAGAACAAGCTGCGTCCGATGCTAACGCCTGAGCAGATCAAGGCGAACGAGGCAACCTACTTCGAGCAGGCTGCCCGCATTCTCGACCCCGAAAAGACGGAGGTGCGCCACAACTCGGAGTGGCTGAGCCAGCTGAGGTTGCCTGACATCATCCAGCTAATGGCAAAGTTCACGGTGGCGGAGATGCTGCGGCGGGAGAATTTCCGGCTGCGGTGGGAAGCGGGCGACCCGGTCTACCTGCACGAGTTCCTGTACGCACTGATGCAGGGATACGACGCCTATGCGCTCGCCTGCGATGTGCAGGTTGGCGGGACGGAGCAGCTGTTCAACCTGATGGCGGGGCGGAAGATCCAGGAGGATGCGGGGCAGCGGCCGCACGTGCCGGTCACGCTGCCGATCCTCGTGGGGCTGGACGGCAAAGAGCGGATGTCGAAGTCGAAGGGGAACCACATCGGTGTGGACGACCCGCCGGAGATCCAGTTCGGCAAGGTGATGTCCATCCCGGACGAGGTGATTGAGCACTACTTTACGCTGGGCACGAACCTCCACCCGGCGGAGGTGCAGGCGATCATGGCGGCGATGCGGTCGGGCGAGCGGAGTCCGATGGAGACGAAGAAGCTGCTCGCCCGGACGATCGTGACGGAGTTCTGGGGTGAGGAGGCGGCGAAGCGGGCGCAGGAGCACTTCGAGCGGACGGTGCAGCGGAAGGAGGTGCCCGAGGACATTCCCGAGTACCGGGTGCGGGAGGGCGAACTGCTGCTCGACGTCGTGGTCGCGAGCGGTTCGGCTCCGTCGAAGCGGGAGGCGCGGCGGCTGTTCGAGCAGCGGGCCGTGACAGTGGACGGTCTGGTGGTTGAGCCAACGACGCCGGCGCGGCCGGGGACGGTGGTGCAGGTCGGGAAGCGGCGGTGGGTCCGGCTCGTTTAG